A stretch of the Aegilops tauschii subsp. strangulata cultivar AL8/78 chromosome 4, Aet v6.0, whole genome shotgun sequence genome encodes the following:
- the LOC109764995 gene encoding uncharacterized protein, whose product MVRGAAVFVALATMAVIVWAVIRKRRPRITYGPVHERDRVRFDYLNQRIWQSDVLCKNMLRFERAAFFNLCRIMRDRKLLEDSPHLTVEQQLAMFLHTIGHNLRNRVVSANFCRSYGTTSIYFRKVLHAIGELHNDYIRPPSLETPTKIAGNHRFDPYFKDCIGAIDGTHVRAGVTKDVEHSFHGRKAFTTQNVMAAVDFDLRFTYVLAGREGSAHDATVLADALTRERGLQVPPGKFYLVDAGYGAKPGFLPPFRGVRYHLNEWGNNPVQNDKELFNLRHSSLWVTVELASFGFRDVHHRQCAAVLNEQFKLSVTGDQVKNHLKKWRKIWGRVANLKNLSGALWDEDTCTIRLNEEHYAGHCMTHKADAPFLNTPIEHYHAMASIYGTMGAKGQNARSGNDLLSIDLEDKENGEVNTSPNVGESSDPKAPPKKKAKIKHVVEDPLVITLKDGFKLVAEALVKFSGDDDDIPDDLWDVLSTLPDFEEEHLAHYYAHLVDNPKTARAFMKLTQINKSVWVSRYVKKNF is encoded by the exons ATGGTTAGGGGAGCTGCTGTTTTTGTTGCACTAGCTACAATGGCAGTCATTGTTTGGGCTGTAATAAGGAAAAGAAGACCACGCATTACCTATGGGCCAGTGCATGAAAGAGATCGAGTCAGATTTGATTATCTAAACCAAAGAATATGGCAAAGTGATGTGTTGTGCAAAAACATGTTAAGGTTTGAAAGAGCGGCGTTTTTTAATTTGTGTCGCATAATGAGGGATCGCAAGTTGCTAGAAGACAGTCCACATCTTACTGTGGAGCAACAATTGGCGATGTTTTTGCATACAATTGGGCATAACCTTCGGAATAGGGTTGTGTCAGCCAATTTTTGTAGATCATACGGCACAACCAGCATCTATTTTAGAAAGGTTCTTCATGCCATAGGCGAGCTTCATAATGATTATATACGGCCACCATCATTGGAGACTCCCACAAAAATTGCAGGAAATCATCGGTTTGACCCATACTTTAAG GATTGTATTGGAGCTATCGATGGTACACATGTGCGAGCAGGTGTTACCAAAGATGTGGAGCATTCTTTTCATGGTAGGAAGGCCTTTACAACTCAAAATGTGATGGCAGCGGTAGATTTTGATCTCCGCTTCACGTATGTATTGGCTGGTCGGGAAGGGTCAGCACACGATGCAACCGTTTTAGCTGATGCGTTAACACGTGAGAGAGGCTTACAAGTACCACCAG GGAAGTTCTACCTAGTTGATGCCGGTTATGGAGCCAAGCCCGGGTTCCTACCACCTTTTCGTGGTGTGAGGTACCATTTGAATGAGTGGGGCAACAATCCAGTCCAAAATGATAAGGAGCTATTCAACCTTAGGCACTCTTCACTATGGGTGACGGTAGAGCTGGCATCATT TGGATTCAGGGATGTGCATCATAGACAATGTGCTGCTGTTTTGAACGAGCAATTCAAGCTTTCTGTCACTGGAGATCAAGTCAAAAACCATCTCAAGAAGTGGAGGAAGATATGGGGAAGGGTAGCCAACTTGAAGAATTTAAGTGGAGCTCTATGGGATGAAGACACTTGCACAATTAGGCTCAACGAGGAGCACTATGCAGGGCATTGTATG ACCCACAAAGCTGATGCCCCCTTCTTGAATACACCAATTGAACACTATCATGCCATGGCTTCCATTTATGGGACAATGGGGGCCAAGGGGCAGAATGCTAGGTCTGGCAATGATCTTCTTTCTATTGATCTCGAAGACAAGGAGAATGGTGAGGTGAACACGTCACCAAATGTTGGTGAGTCTTCTGACCCCAAAGCACCACCCAAAAAGAAGGCTAAGATAAAGCACGTTGTTGAGGATCCACTAGTTATCACTCTCAAAGATGGGTTCAAACTTGTGGCTGAAGCGCTTGTGAAGTTTAGTGGAGATGATGATGACATACCCGATGACCTTTGGGATGT